Proteins encoded together in one Manis pentadactyla isolate mManPen7 chromosome 6, mManPen7.hap1, whole genome shotgun sequence window:
- the ANKRD12 gene encoding ankyrin repeat domain-containing protein 12 isoform X3, producing MIDDRHILRKELRKENESEVEKNSLFAKQEKAFYPKSFKSKKQKPSRVLYSSSESSDEEILQNKKVSVPCSVPETSNSDTQTKKEYGVSNEHKQKGKVKRKLKNQNKNKENQELKQEKEGKENTRVTNLTASTTLDCSEKTREEGNFRKSFSPKDDTSLHLFHISTGKSPKHSCGLSEKQSTPLKQEHTKTCLSPGSSEMSLQPDLVRYDNTESEFLPESSTVKSCKHKEKNKHQKDFQLEFGEKSNAKIKDEDHSPTYENSDSTLKKIDKEGKTLKKHKLKHKEKEKEKHKKEIEGEKEKYKNRDGAKELQRSVEFDREFWKENFFKSDETEDLFLNVEHEALTEKKSKLDKNVKDDKSTKEKHVSKEKNYKEEREKMKKESEKSCREEKIKDLKEERENVPIDKETEFISSGVSASEESIGLHSVEKEIDIEKQEKHIKESKEKSDRRFQTKEKDIEKIDRKNPEKEKKIKHEHKSEKDKLDLSECVDKIKEKDKLYSHHTEKCHKESDKIKTVKKTDDREKNREKIDRKHDKDKSEKERQPAESKEKHLMEKKNKQSDNSDYTKSEKSKNKEKDREVDKKEKPKDKESVSLTNSRHFQEEKRSSIADSSKAQLEKTLPLREKTKDEPLKTPDGKEKDKKDKDIDRYKERDKHKDKIQLSSLLKVKSEVDKPKPKSSPASKDNRPKEKRLVNDDLMQTSFERMLSLKDLEIEQWHKKHKEKIKQKEKERLRNRNFLELKVKDKEKTKHALAESKNKELTRSKSSELTDAYTKEKQSKDAVSNRSQSVDTKNIMNSGKSSFLSDNSLNRSPRSESEKPGLSSRSVSMISIASSEDSCHTTVTTPRPPVEYDSDFMLEGSDSQMSFSQSPFLPVAKSPALHERELDSLAELPERIKPPYTSRLPTPHVRSSSVEDVKLAVNEGRPTVEVRRCSMPSVICEHTKQFQTKLEESNQGGLTVPRDGCPSPKPEVSSNMPERELSNVSNMHSSFAASPTRSVNSKYISADINVIKSTAPVSTLMDSPVHLEPSNQVGVIQNKSWEIPIDRLESLSTSDFICPNSSTPDQESSVQGFCNSENKTLKEENTDFLSLHQTELPGNSCAQGPASFLPLQQPCSFHSQSLSNAESFSKHMSLSYVASQEPGILQQKNAAQIISSVSDTDNESTKDMENAFVLTDVQKTGAFVSMYSESTVQEASPNSEKTNVPSEKDFNAGDASSQLSTNYTFSKLMYKSSKGHEVENSTSGIQVISHEKENKLESLVVTHLNDKCDPDLCEMNAGMSKGNLNEQDNPKHCPESEKCLLSIEDEESQQSTLSSLENHSQQSAQPEVHKYGQLVKVELEENAEDDKTDNQIPQRITRNKTNTVANQSKQILASCTLLAEKDSESSSPRGRIRLTEEDDPQIHHPRKRKVSRVPQPVQVSPSLLQAKEKTQQSLAAIVDALKLDEIQPYSSERANPYFEYLHIRKKIEEKRKLLCSVIPQAPQYYDEYVTFNGSYLLDGNPLSKICIPTITPPPSLSDPLKELFRQQEVVRMKLRLQHSIEREKLIVSNEQEVLRVHYRAARTLANQTLPFSACTVLLDAEVYSVPLDAQSDDSKTSVRDRFNARQFMSWLQDVDDKFDKLKTCLLMRQQHEAAALNAVQRLEWQLKLQELDPATYKSISIYEIQEFYVPLVDVNDDFELTPI from the exons atgattgatGACAGACATATTCTTAGGAAAGAGCTACGAAAAGAGAATGAATCTGAAGTAGAAAAGAACAGTTTATTTGCAAAACAGGAAAAAGCTTTCTATCCTAAgtcatttaaaagtaaaaaacaaaagccATCTAGGGTTTTGTATTCAAGTTCTGAAAGTTCAGATGAAGAAATTCTTCAGAACAAAAAGGTTTCTGTCCCATGTTCTGTCCCTGAAACATCAAATTCGGatacacaaacaaaaaaggaatatggAGTTTCAAATGAACACAAACAGAAAGgcaaagttaaaagaaaattaaagaaccagaacaaaaataaagagaaccaAGAGCTGaagcaagaaaaagaagggaaagaaaacaccAGAGTAACAAACTTGACAGCTAGCACTACACTGGATTGCTCAGAAAAGACCAGAGAGGAGGGAAATTTTAGGAAATCATTTAGCCCCAAAGATGATACTTCAttacatttatttcatatttccaCTGGTAAATCTCCCAAACATTCTTGTGGACTTAGTGAAAAGCAGTCAACACCGTTAAAACAAGAACATACTAAAACATGTTTATCACCAGGAAGTTCTGAAATGTCATTACAGCCTGATCTTGTCCGGTATGATAATACAGAATCAGAATTCTTGCCAGAAAGCTCAACTGTAAAATCTTGTAagcataaggaaaaaaacaaacatcagAAAGATTTCCAGTTAGAATTTGGTGAAAAGTCAAATGCCAAAATAAAAGATGAAGATCATAGTCCAACATATGAGAATTCAGACAGCACactgaaaaaaattgataaagagggcaaaacattaaaaaagcataaattaaaacataaagagaaggaaaaagaaaagcataaaaaagaaattgaaggtgaaaaggaaaaatacaagaaTAGAGATGGTGCTAAAGAACTACAGCGGAGTGTGGAATTTGATAGAGAATTTTggaaagagaatttttttaaaagtgatgaAACTGAAGATCTGTTTTTAAATGTGGAACATGAAGccctaacagaaaaaaaatccaagttggataaaaatgtaaaagatgaTAAGTCAACCAAGGAAAAGCATGtctcaaaagagaaaaactataaagaagaaagagaaaagatgaagaaggaaagtgAGAAATCTTGTagggaggagaaaataaaagatttaaaagaagaaagggagaatgtacccatagataaagaaacagaatTCATTTCTTCAGGTGTAAGTGCCAGTGAGGAATCTATAGGGTTACATTCAGTGGAAAAGGAAATAGACAttgaaaaacaagaaaagcatATAAAAGAAAGCAAGGAAAAGTCTGACAGACGATTTCAAACCAAGGAAAAGGACATTGAGAAGATAGACAGAAAAAAtcctgaaaaagagaaaaagataaaacatgagcataagtcagagaaagacaaattagaTCTTAGTGAATGTGtcgacaaaataaaagaaaaagacaagctgTATTCACATCACACAGAGAAATGTcataaagaaagtgacaagataAAAACTGTTAAAAAGACTGATGACAGAGAGAAGAATAGAGAAAAGATAGATAGAAAACATGACAAAGACAAATCTGAAAAAGAGAGGCAACCAGCAGAAAGCAAAGAAAAGcacttaatggaaaaaaaaaacaagcagtcAGATAATAGTGACTATACTAaatcagaaaaaagcaaaaataaagaaaaagacagggaggtagataaaaaagaaaaacctaaagacAAAGAAAGTGTAAGTTTAACTAATTCCAGACACTTTCAGGAAGAGAAGAGGTCAAGTATAGCAGACAGCAGTAAAGCACAACTTGAAAAAACTTTGCCCcttagagaaaaaacaaaagatgaaCCTTTGAAAACTCctgatggaaaagaaaaagataaaaaagataaagatatAGACAGATATAAAGAACGAGACAAACATAAAGATAAAATTCAACTAAGTAGTTTACTCAAAGTAAAATCTGAAGTGGATAAACCTAAACCTAAGTCATCACCAGCATCAAAAGATAACCGACCTAAAGAAAAGAGGTTAGTGAATGATGATTTAATGCAGACGAGTTTTGAAAGAATGCTAAGCCTTAAAGACCTAGAAATAGAGCAGTGGCAcaaaaaacataaggaaaaaattaagcaaaaagaaaaggagCGATTGAGAAATCGTAATTTTTTAGAACTTaaagtaaaagataaagaaaaaacaaagcatgCACTAGCTGAGTCCAAAAATAAAGAACTTACTAGGTCAAAGAGTTCAGAGTTGACTGATGCTTATACCAAGGAAAAACAATCTAAAGATGCTGTAAGCAACAGATCACAATCTGTCGACACCAAAAACATAATGAATTCAGGGAAGTCATCCTTTCTTTCAGATAATAGCTTAAACAGATCTCCAAGATCAGAAAGTGAAAAGCCAGGCCTCAGCTCCAGATCTGTATCCATGATTTCCATTGCTAGCTCAGAAGATTCTTGCCATACGACAGTGACCACCCCAAGGCCTCCAGTTGAGTATGACTCTGATTTTATGTTAGAGGGCTCAGATTCCCAAATGTCCTTTTCTCAGTCACCGTTTTTGCCTGTTGCCAAATCTCCTGCCCTTCATGAAAGGGAGTTGGATAGCTTAGCTGAACTGCCAGAGCGGATTAAACCACCATATACAAGCAGACTTCCAACACCCCATGTCCGATCATCATCTGTAGAAGATGTTAAACTAGCTGTGAATGAGGGGAGACCAACTGTAGAAGTTCGAAGATGTAGCATGCCatctgtcatttgtgaacatACAAAACAATTCCAAACAAAATTAGAAGAAAGCAATCAAGGTGGTTTAACTGTGCCAAGAGATGGTTGCCCTTCTCCCAAACCTGAGGTATCGTCAAATATGCCTGAAAGAGAACTTTCAAATGTGTCTAATATGCATTCCAGTTTTGCAGCCTCTCCTACTAGGTCTGTAAACAGCAAATATATTTCAGCTGATATAAATGTTATCAAGAGTACTGCTCCAGTGAGCACTTTAATGGATAGTCCTGTGCATTTAGAACCATCGAATCAGGTTGGTGTGATCCAGAATAAATCATGGGAGATACCTATTGATAGACTGGAGTCATTAAGCACCAGTGACTTTATTTGCCCAAATTCTAGTACACCTGATCAAGAGTCTTCTGTTCAGGGTTTTTGTAactctgaaaacaaaacattgaaaGAAGAGAATACTGATTTTTTATCCCTGCATCAGACTGAACTGCCAGGAAACTCTTGTGCTCAGGGTCCAGCATCCTTTCTGCCTTTACAGCAACCTTGCTCTTTCCACAGCCAATCGCTTTCAAATGCTGAATCTTTTTCTAAACACATGTCTTTGTCATATGTTGCCAGTCAAGAGCCAGGTATTTTACAACAGAAAAATGCAGCTCAAATTATCAGTTCTGTTTCAGATACTGATAATGAATCTACGAAAGATATGGAGAATGCATTTGTCCTAACAGATGTTCAAAAGACAGGTGCCTTTGTCTCAATGTACTCTGAAAGCACTGTTCAAGAAGCATCACCAAATTCTGAGAAGACTAATGTACCATCAGAAAAGGACTTTAATGCAGGTGATGCCTCTTCCCAGCTAAGTACAAATTATACATTTAGCAAACTAATGTATAAGTCTTCCAAGGGCCATGAAGTTGAAAACAGCACTTCTGGTATTCAGgttatttcacatgaaaaagagaacaaactggAGAGTTTGGTTGTAACTCATTTGAATGATAAGTGTGATCCTGATTTATGTGAGATGAATGCAGGGATGTCAAAAGGAAACCTAAATGAACAAGATAATCCAAAACATTGTCCTGAAAGTGAGAAGTGTTTGCTTTCCATCGAAGATGAAGAATCACAACAAAGCACTTTATCAAGTCTTGAAAACCATTCACAACAATCAGCTCAACCAGAAGTGCATAAATATGGTCAGTTAGTTAAAGTAGAACTAGAAGAAAATGCTGAAGATGATAAAACTGACAACCAAATCCCTCAAAGGATaactagaaacaaaacaaatacagtggCAAATCAAAGCAAACAGATTCTTGCTAGCTGTACGCTGTTAGCAGAAAAAGACAGTGAATCTTCATCTCCTAGAGGAAGAATAAGATTAACTGAAGAAGATGATCCTCAAATTCACCACCCACGGAAAAGGAAAGTCTCACGTGTACCTCAGCCTGTACAAGTGAGCCCCTCTTTACTACAGGCAAAAGAGAAAACTCAGCAGTCTCTTGCAGCCATTGTAGATGCTCTGAAACTAGATGAGATTCAGCCATACAGCTCAGAGAGGGCAAACCCATATTTTGAATACTTGcacattaggaaaaaaattgaagaaaagcgCAAATTGTTGTGTAGTGTTATTCCTCAAGCACCTCAGTATTATGATGAATATGTGACATTTAATGGATCGTATCTCCTGGATGGAAACCCCTTAAGCAAGATTTGCATTCCCACA attacaCCACCACCTTCACTGTCAGATCCACTTAAAGAGCTTTTTCGGCAACAGGAAGTTGTAAGGATGAAACTACGTTTGCAGCACAGCATTGAAAGG GAAAAACTCATTGTGTCCAATGAACAGGAAGTTCTACGAGTTCATTATAGAGCTGCAAGAACATTGGCAAATCAAACACTGCCATTTAGCGCATGCACTGTTTTATTGGATGCAGAAGTGTACAGTGTGCCACTGGATGCTCAG TCTGATGACAGTAAAACTTCTGTAAGGGATCGCTTTAATGCAAGACAGTTCATGTCTTGGTTACAAGATGTGGATGATAAATTTGACAAATTAAAG ACTTGTCTTTTAATGAGGCAACAACATGAAGCTGCAGCTTTAAATGCCGTCCAGAGATTGGAATGGCAGCTCAAACTCCAGGAGCTCGACCCTGCCACCTATAAATCTATCAGCATTTATGAAATCCAGGAGTTCTATGTTCCCCTTGTTGATGTTAACGATGATTTTGAATTGACCCCTATATAG